From a single Anaerolineaceae bacterium oral taxon 439 genomic region:
- a CDS encoding secondary thiamine-phosphate synthase enzyme codes for MKSYRKVLKFFFPTRRGLENITGKVQQAIDESGVREGLVLVNAMNITASVFINDDESGLHHDYETWLERLAPEKPYDQYRHNGYEDNADAHLKRTVMGREVVCAITEGKLDFGTWEQIFYFEFDGKREKRVLIKIIGA; via the coding sequence ATGAAGAGTTATCGAAAGGTATTAAAGTTCTTTTTTCCGACGCGCCGCGGATTAGAAAATATTACCGGGAAGGTTCAGCAGGCGATCGATGAAAGCGGCGTTCGCGAAGGACTGGTCCTGGTTAACGCGATGAATATTACCGCGTCGGTTTTTATCAACGACGACGAATCCGGACTGCATCATGATTATGAGACGTGGCTGGAGAGGCTGGCGCCGGAGAAGCCGTATGATCAGTATCGCCATAACGGGTATGAGGATAACGCAGACGCGCATCTGAAACGGACGGTTATGGGACGCGAGGTTGTTTGCGCGATTACGGAGGGGAAGCTGGATTTCGGGACCTGGGAACAGATTTTTTATTTCGAGTTTGACGGGAAACGGGAAAAACGCGTGCTGATCAAGATTATCGGCGCGTAG
- a CDS encoding 3-oxoacyl-ACP reductase, which produces MAKKVVLVTGAAIGIGRAVAFEMAKSGCRVIINYNTHKKEAEDLCAEIVRGGGEATTIHADLSNMSQLRAMFDRIDALGLTLDVLVNNAGVSESMPFLEVTEEHFDRITAVDWRGVFFCAQLAARRMIAAGKKGVIVNISSNHVEGCWPNSTVYAGAKSAVSKFTKNAAMELARKGIRVVAIEPGYTAVERLSTDEFADAKAKLPLRRFADAKEIAHAVLYVVSDNAAYMTGNILRIDGAATLPVVAENDFVD; this is translated from the coding sequence ATGGCGAAAAAAGTCGTCCTGGTTACCGGAGCCGCGATCGGAATTGGCCGGGCGGTCGCTTTCGAGATGGCGAAATCCGGCTGCCGGGTCATTATTAACTACAATACCCATAAAAAAGAAGCGGAGGACCTCTGCGCGGAGATCGTCAGGGGCGGCGGCGAAGCGACCACGATCCATGCGGACCTGTCGAACATGAGCCAGCTGCGCGCCATGTTCGATCGGATCGACGCGCTCGGGCTGACGCTCGACGTTTTAGTCAATAACGCCGGCGTCAGCGAATCCATGCCGTTCCTGGAAGTCACGGAGGAACATTTCGACCGGATCACAGCGGTCGACTGGCGCGGCGTTTTCTTCTGCGCCCAGCTGGCGGCACGGCGCATGATCGCGGCCGGGAAAAAGGGCGTTATCGTCAATATTTCCTCAAACCATGTCGAAGGCTGCTGGCCGAATTCGACCGTTTACGCCGGCGCGAAATCCGCCGTCTCGAAATTCACGAAAAACGCCGCGATGGAGTTAGCGCGGAAAGGAATCCGCGTCGTCGCGATCGAACCCGGCTATACGGCGGTCGAGCGCCTCTCGACCGATGAATTCGCCGACGCGAAAGCGAAGCTGCCGCTGCGCCGGTTCGCGGACGCGAAAGAAATCGCGCATGCCGTCCTGTACGTCGTTTCCGATAACGCCGCCTACATGACCGGAAATATCCTGCGGATCGATGGAGCGGCGACGCTCCCCGTCGTCGCCGAAAACGATTTCGTCGACTGA
- a CDS encoding DNA mismatch repair protein MutS, protein MDDDVTPIRKQYLDIKKNYPDTIVFFRLGDFYETFDQDAETTSRELDLVLTARKVSRTVKVPMAGIPYHAVENYLARLIDKGFHVAIVEQVGEQPDKGLFEREVVRVVTPGTVIEPGLLKSDANNYLLAAIETAKGIGIACADITTGEFFASVIRGENQRGVFAAELSRLRPAEILNSEKNPLAIPSSFSVTPVPNAIFDPARCFSILCEILCVPTLDGFGFSAGSPAVQAAGALVRYLDANQPATLKILSKLTPYSLDEFMALDVSTRRNLELTETLRSNNAKGSLLGVLDNTVTPMGKRAIRQWVSKPLTDIDRIRQRLDAVEIFVADGMRRAELRAAMKPLNDMERLINRITGGVAIPRDLIALQSSLEALPTIFSLLPGDLPILGRLHECAEIRGLLQRAISPDSPATLMTSGVIRRGYSEELDEVYAKSTGARDWMANLEGVERERTGLRTLKVGYNKVFGYYIEISKSLAGNAPSEYIRKQTLVNAERFITPEMKEYEALVLNAEETIRAIEGRLFAELCAEVGRESMAILETARALATLDVLTSLAESAALNHYVKPEINDSHEIEIKGGRHPVVELTMKNGERFIPNDICFKESEQIHVVTGPNMSGKSTYLRQTAIILLMAQMGSFVPADSAVIGVVDRIFTRIGAQDEIHAGLSTFMVEMVETANILNNATPRSFLILDEIGRGTSTYDGLSIAWAVVEYIHNAPQLRSRTLFATHYHELTRLAETLPNLKNYNVAVSEHNGDVVFLHKIIPGAADRSYGIHVGRIAGLPKPVINRANEILNRLEAEGSAPKTAREEPEVQMALFPETNPIVDALDSVDINVLSPIEAINLLYEWKVRFGKPSS, encoded by the coding sequence ATGGATGATGATGTAACTCCGATTCGAAAACAATATCTCGATATTAAAAAGAACTACCCTGATACAATCGTTTTCTTCCGGCTCGGCGACTTTTACGAAACCTTCGATCAGGACGCCGAAACCACGTCGCGCGAGCTCGATCTCGTCCTGACGGCGCGAAAGGTTTCCAGAACCGTGAAGGTCCCGATGGCCGGGATCCCGTATCATGCCGTCGAAAATTACCTTGCGCGGCTGATCGATAAGGGATTTCACGTCGCGATCGTCGAGCAGGTCGGCGAACAGCCGGATAAAGGGCTTTTCGAACGCGAAGTCGTCCGCGTCGTCACGCCCGGGACCGTGATCGAGCCCGGGCTCCTCAAGTCTGACGCCAATAACTACCTGCTCGCCGCAATCGAAACGGCGAAAGGGATCGGGATCGCCTGCGCCGATATTACGACCGGCGAATTCTTCGCGTCGGTCATCCGCGGCGAAAATCAGCGCGGCGTCTTCGCCGCCGAATTATCCAGGCTCCGCCCGGCCGAAATCCTGAATTCGGAGAAAAACCCGCTCGCGATCCCGTCGTCTTTCAGCGTCACTCCCGTTCCAAACGCGATTTTCGACCCGGCGCGCTGTTTCAGTATTCTCTGCGAAATCCTCTGCGTCCCGACGCTCGACGGCTTCGGGTTCAGCGCCGGCAGTCCGGCGGTTCAGGCGGCCGGCGCGCTCGTCCGCTACCTGGACGCGAACCAACCGGCCACGCTCAAAATCTTATCGAAGCTGACGCCGTATTCGCTCGACGAATTCATGGCGCTCGACGTTTCGACCCGCCGCAACCTTGAACTGACCGAGACGCTGCGTTCGAATAACGCGAAAGGGTCGCTTTTAGGCGTTCTCGATAACACGGTCACGCCGATGGGGAAACGCGCGATCCGACAATGGGTCAGCAAGCCGCTCACAGACATCGATCGGATCCGCCAGCGGCTCGACGCCGTTGAAATTTTCGTCGCCGACGGGATGCGCCGGGCCGAGCTGCGCGCGGCGATGAAACCGCTGAACGACATGGAACGGCTCATCAACCGCATCACCGGCGGCGTCGCGATCCCGCGCGACCTGATCGCGCTGCAATCGTCGCTCGAAGCGCTTCCGACGATTTTCAGCCTGCTTCCGGGCGACTTACCGATCTTAGGCCGCCTGCACGAATGCGCCGAAATTCGCGGTCTTCTTCAGCGGGCGATCTCGCCGGATTCGCCCGCGACGCTGATGACGAGCGGGGTAATTCGCCGGGGCTATTCCGAAGAACTCGACGAAGTTTACGCGAAATCGACCGGCGCGCGCGACTGGATGGCAAATTTGGAAGGGGTCGAGCGGGAGCGAACCGGCCTGCGGACGCTGAAAGTCGGGTACAACAAAGTTTTCGGCTACTATATCGAAATCTCGAAATCGCTCGCCGGGAACGCCCCGTCGGAATACATTCGCAAACAAACCCTCGTCAACGCCGAACGGTTTATCACGCCCGAAATGAAAGAATATGAAGCGCTCGTCCTGAACGCCGAGGAAACGATCCGCGCGATCGAGGGCCGCCTCTTCGCCGAGCTCTGCGCCGAGGTCGGGCGGGAATCCATGGCGATCCTCGAAACCGCCCGGGCGCTGGCGACGCTGGACGTCCTGACCTCGCTCGCCGAATCCGCCGCGCTGAATCATTACGTCAAGCCGGAAATTAACGATTCACACGAAATCGAAATCAAGGGCGGCCGGCATCCCGTCGTCGAGCTGACGATGAAAAACGGGGAACGCTTTATTCCGAACGATATCTGCTTTAAAGAATCTGAACAGATTCACGTCGTAACCGGCCCGAACATGTCCGGAAAATCGACCTATCTGCGCCAGACCGCGATTATCCTGCTCATGGCGCAAATGGGCTCGTTCGTCCCCGCCGACAGCGCCGTCATCGGCGTCGTCGACCGGATTTTCACGCGGATCGGCGCGCAGGACGAAATTCACGCCGGCCTCTCAACGTTCATGGTCGAGATGGTCGAGACCGCCAATATTCTCAACAACGCCACCCCGCGCAGCTTCCTGATCTTAGACGAAATCGGCCGCGGAACGAGCACGTACGACGGGCTGTCGATTGCCTGGGCGGTCGTCGAGTATATTCATAACGCGCCGCAGCTTCGCTCCCGGACTCTCTTCGCGACCCATTATCACGAGCTGACCCGGCTCGCCGAGACGCTCCCCAACCTGAAAAATTACAACGTCGCGGTCAGCGAGCATAACGGCGACGTCGTCTTCCTGCATAAAATCATCCCCGGCGCGGCGGATCGTTCGTATGGGATCCATGTCGGACGGATCGCCGGGCTCCCGAAACCGGTCATTAATCGCGCGAACGAAATCCTGAACCGGCTCGAAGCCGAAGGGTCCGCGCCGAAAACGGCCCGGGAAGAACCGGAAGTTCAGATGGCGCTGTTTCCGGAGACGAACCCGATCGTCGACGCGCTCGACAGCGTCGATATCAACGTCCTCTCGCCGATCGAAGCGATCAACCTGCTGTATGAATGGAAAGTCCGCTTCGGGAAACCGTCGTCATAA